Genomic segment of Tamandua tetradactyla isolate mTamTet1 chromosome 1, mTamTet1.pri, whole genome shotgun sequence:
TGCTTGGCATCTAAGGAACTCTTCCGTTCTCCACTTCCATCCTGTGGAAGACAAATGCCATGCCAACTGGAATAGGCCTTCCCAACCTGGGGTTTCTGCAGGCATCCTTCAGCTATCTTGGTACAATTCTGAGGGCCTGGGCAAGGGCTTTGAACCAGAAGTGCCTGAGCTCAGGCTAAACCTCTCCAGGGCAGCCTAATGGGGAATGCCCACAGAAACCTGAAATCTGATGCTGCACATCAAAAAGGCTTGgatgcagtggggacaacaaattcaataggatGAGACCTCtaacttggggttcacccttataaaatttattcctgcaaaggagacacTAAGCtgacttataattatgcctaagaatcatccccagagaacctcttttgttgctcagatgtggcctctttctctaaaccaattcaactatgtgagacatgactcccagaggtgtaaatctccctggtgatgtgggacagaattcctggtATGAGCTGGGATCCGGCATCAtgagattaagaaagccttcttgaccaaaacagggaaaagagaaatgtgacaaagtttcagtggctgagagattccaaacagactcaagaggttatcctggagattattcttatgcattacatagatacctCTTCTTGGTTTATGGTGTActgaagtggctggaggaaagtacctgaaattgttaacTGTATTCTAGGAGCCTTGATTGTTGTAGATGATcctataattatataatttttacaatgtgaccatgtgattgtgaaaaccttgtatctgatgttccttttatccaagatatggatagatgagtaaaaaaataaggataaaaaaataaacaaacaatggggggggataaagggtaaaaaattaggTAAATTGATGGGATCAAtgataccatcctgaccaaaagggagtaaagaagtgtaacaaataaggtatcagtggctgagagagttcaaatagagtcaacaggttactctggaagtcactcttatacaagcttcagttagacattgctacctatcataacttgccaaacctcaaccaggaccattccagccaatcctaaagaacacctagggcaatatattctacaaaggttctatgcactagggtaactttccagaatcctacaacatttagatgggtccctggatcaggtaagtcctgaaatgcagagaggccagcctctctagaacatcaacgagttccatccccctatcttgtattattgacagcctctcaaaacatgaaaaagtaaaattgggcatagcccaaatacctctaaagagtgggagaaagatcaaagttgatggggttatacagagaaggtagggtttaacaaatgagtatgattgctgaatcattatattgatacccatatcaaactctgaaatctcttctacaactaattattgcaatgtactttgacatttattgcttttttgtatatatgtcatttttcacaaaaaagagggaaaaaaagaaggaggagtataacagagaagataggatttaaccaatgagtatgattgctgcctcattatattgatatttcttttagtctccagtgtcttggagcagctagaagaacaaatgaaaatcgtggaactgtaacacacactaaactttaaaatctgttctataactacttgttaaaatgtacttggaaatttactgcttttttttgtacatatgttatatttcacaatttaaaaagtagatagaaatattagtggtcaatgagaggggaagtaaggggtatgggaagtatgagctttttaaatttttttatttctttttttggagtgatgcaaatgttctaaaaatgatcatggtgatgaatatacaactatgtgatgaaattgtaaGCCAGTGATCGTATACATatttggactgtgtgtgtgtgtgaagatttctcaataaaaatatttttttttaaaaaagaaacaacaataaattaaaaaaaaaaagcttggatGGCATTTGCTTCTTTGAAGTActtcttcattttacaaaagtATACCACACATCCACTTTGTGCTAGCTCTGGGCTGTGAGCTAAGGATGTACAGAGGAAGTTAGATGGGGTGCCTACAACTTTGCAAGTTCTCACTTAAAGGAAGAACTGGGGAGAGCTTGGAAATGCTCAGCCACTAAAAACAATCCCTCCCTGACAGGCTGCATGGTTGTGTCTATTGATGGGCATACCTCAGCTAAAAGTGTGCTGGTTTGCGGGGTCTTCCCCAAACCTACTCAAAAAAGGGATTCTGACCTCAGGAAATACCAGATCTTAGTTTTCTAAACTCAGTATTACAAGGTCTAAGAAATATTCAAAGTTGTTATCAAGCTCCTAGGCACATCAGGGGCTGGCAGGCATCACACAACACCTCCAATGCCGGGACTCCAACCAGAAGTCCATTGAGCCCTCCTCTTAGGGGAGCTTGAGGCACTGGTCTGGGGACAGTCAGGTTATAGGTCAGTGAAGGCTTCGAGTTCCTCAGAATTCAGGGCTGCTAGCCTTGACTCCACCCACCCACTGATGCTGGGTCTCCTTGCTGGGTCAGAGACTGAGCTGTGCTGACTGGACAAAACTCAGTCAGGAAGGATTCTCTAGATGGGCAAAAGTGGCTCTTTCCCCAACAAGGGTGGCCTGGGATACACACTGCAGAGGGCTGAGCCTCAGGTTGGCTGGGGATGGGCTGCAGTTGATGAAAATAGGCAAACCTGCTGTGTGGGTGGTGGTGCCATGGCTTCACTTGTCTGCAGGACCCCTGCCCGGGATGCACGCATGAAATCCCGCTTCAGCTTCCTCCGCTCCCGCTCTACCTACCCAGACGCAAAGTGACAAATTAGGGCTCAGCTTGGTTCTGTGGCTGGAATAGGGCTGCTTTTCTCAAAAGAGAAGACCAGTACATTGTGAGTGTGAAGGGACAGTCACCATGGGAAGCTAAACTCCTGAGCTGAGGGGAGCACATACTAGGGCAGTCCCGAATGCAGAGGAGAGCTTCTGGGGCAGAGGTTCTGAAGGGTAGGGTCAGCCTCAGGCCTCTAGAGCAAGGTCCAGCAAACTTtctgtagaaaatattttaggctttgtgggccatatatATCTGTTGCAACTATTCAACTCTACTATTGTAATATGGAAACAGCCAGAAATAACACACAATTACTGTGCTCCAATATAACTCCATTTTCAGAAACAGGCAGTATGCTGGATTTAGCCTCTGGGCCAAAGGTTGCTGACCCCTGCTCTGTAAAGGATGGCATGAGAAAGGGAGATGCATGTCCACTGGACCCCACAGGAGGGAGTTGTGGACAGTAAAAGTTGCTTACCTGCTCCAAGGTGGTCCGCAGCTGGACATTGTGGCGCTGCAGCCTGCTCCGGTCAACCTCTAGCTGTGCCACCACTTGTTGTAGGTACTCAAGTCTTTGTCTCCAAGGGTGCATCTCCATCCCAGGACTAGGCTCAGCCTCCATTACTGAGACCTGTGGGAGACCTGTGACTCTCACAGCCCCTCAGACAGGTGAGGGACAGAGGACCAGGGGACCAATCTGGCAGGCCTTGACATTAGGGACCCAACTCccaaagaaaaaggacaaactcCTGGATAGGGACTCCATCTGCTCCCACCAGGACCACTAGCTTACCTCTCCTGGCTGTCCACTCTGTTCTTCTCTGGGTCCCTGTTCTACTGTGCTGCTCAGGCCTGGGCTGTGCAGCTGTTCCTTCTCCAGAGCCTGCCTGGTGAGCTTTAACTCATCCTGGGGTATAAAGGTATGGAACGAAATCAGTCCATGCCAACATCATACCCAGACCCACCTCACCGTCCATCTTCATAAAAAGCTGTTCAATTTTCTCATCAGATTGTAATATTTATTTCTCCTGGAGCCTCTAAGCTATTCTAGTTCAGagccttcattttatagatgaatgaAATGAAGGATCTCCCAAGGAAACAGTGAGCTAGCCAAGTGAACTAGCACTGGAACCCCTGTCTCAGATAAGCTTGAAAGCTAAATGATCATTTGGAGCACTGAGGTATTGTGGAAAAAGCACAGCCTCTGAAGTCACACAGTACTGGGTATTATGTCACCACTTATTGGCTATGTGACCTTGGTCAGGATATGAGCTTTTTACAAACCctgatttcctcatttgtaaaatgaccACATGCTCCATGAAGCATGGGTCAAGTCTTTGGGGTGAAGTCTCTTAAGATAAACAGGGAAACCTAACGCTAGATATTTTCTAGGCATCCTGTGTTTTGTAAATCATAAcaatcaagaagaaagaaagacaaaagaaaataagtgtACATGTGTGGGTGAAGGTTGTTTGAGAGAGAGGAAGAACGTACTGGCAAAAAGGctggactctggagtcagactgcttAGTTCTAATTCTATTCTGCCAATCACTAGCAGTATGACCTTGGGAAACTTAGTCCCTCTGATCATCcattcctcaactgtaaaataaggataataataattcTGACTTTTCAAGGTTGTTGTGGAAGAAAATGAGAGTACACAATACTTGGCATGTAAAACACTTTTTGGAATTAGTACTACTATGATAAGGGGCTGCATTTGAAAGATATCCTTGAGTGTTTGTGGCTGGGGATAGGGTGAGAGATGGGGATAGCATGAGTACGGTGATCCTGAGTTACATTATTAAGTGACTATCTGCTGCTCCCAAGAGGGATAAGAAGTGCCCTCCAGCTCCAGCTACACACCTTCCTTTCTCTGTGCTCTGAAAAGAACAGGTCTGGAAATAGGAAAGCTGTTTCCTTCACTTACTGACTGTTTCCTCATGCCAGTTACTATGCTAAGCATGTTATATGTATTATCTTATTTCGTACTCAAAATGACTGCATGAGACTGGTACTATCATAcctctattttatagatgtgaaAACCAAGGGTCAGAGAAGTGAAGGTACCTACCCCGAAGCACACAGCTAACAATTTACAAAACTGTAATTTCAACTTCAACATTCATAAATGTAACTATTGCCCTTTACCAAGAGCAGAGTTCTATGAGTTCTCAGATTTCCTGAGGGGTTGTATGTCTTGAGATGAGGAAAGGGGCTctctggggctcagcctatatcaAAGGACCAGGATGTAGAGTCAATTCCCCTGGAAAAATGGGTTGGGTTCCTCTTGGCAAAAGAGGCAATGTCTATCTATGTCCAACTGTCAACCAAGATGTCTGATCACCTGCTCTGCATAGGCCGTGTGCTTAGGGCTGGGGGGACCTTGAGGCTATATGGTATACCCCTAGGTCCCAACCTAGAGCCCAATTCTTTTCTCACTTGACATTCTACCTAGAAGAGTCCTCTTGTTCCTAAGTGCCGACCCCAGGCTCACCCTTCAGTTTCAGACCAGTTTATACATCTACTTCCGGGACATCTCTCCTTGCCCTTGCATGGCATGTCCCACAGCTCACTCCATTTCCAGACTGAACTCATCATGACAATCTTCTTCCCTCAAATTGCTGTTTCTCCTCTCAGAGAAGTGCTATCATTGACCTATCTGCCCCAGTCAGAAACCTGGGTGTTGCCCTTTACATCTTTCTGTACTTTCTTTACCCTCTGCACTTCGTAGCCAATCAATTACCAGAAGTCCTGCGAACCTCTTAAATCCATTCACATGTCTCCATGCACACTCTCAACTATCTGAGATCACCACCTGGTCTTATACTATAGCCTCCTAGGTGGTCTCCCCAAATAGACAGTTGGTCCACACAGCTGCCTAAGTGCTATTTCCTAACTGTTTATCTGATAATgctactccccacccccaaaacccTTCATCCGCTACCCACTGGTCACCCAGGTCCTTAGCATGATTTACAAGCCCTGAATGATGGGGCCCctgctgttctttcttctcttgccAACTCTCCACTCTCTCCCTGTCCCAGGCAGCCTGAACTGAACACCAACCTAGATGTTTCATTCTCTCCTTGTTTTTCCTCTTGCCCAGAAAGTGCTTCCCTGACCTGTTCTTGGCTAATTCCTTACTggtcccttcagctctaattttTAATGCCACTTTCTAGGAGGCTTCTTGAGATCCACCCCCAAGAAAGTTTAGTTGTCACTCCAGTATACTCAGAACACACTGAACTTCCCCTATTAGACACTCTTCACACTGCATTGTAACTGCTTATCTACCAGACTCTAAGCTCTATGAGGGCAAGAAATGTGTCTATCATTCTCTCTGTATTCCCTTGGACTAGCACAGTATCTGAAATCCATCCATGTTGAAGTGCTCCTGATCTCAGCTTTCACACCCTCTGTAAGGTACCAGAAGCTCAGTCCCTGAGCTCAGCCAAGCAGGGCTCTGTCCCCTGGCGTGACTTACCTGTAGTCTCTGTTGCTCTGAATTGCGCTCTAGGACAGAGGCTTGTAGGAACAGGACTGCCTCCTGCAGACTGCTGACACTGGCCTTGCTCTGGGCCATGGACAGTGCCAAGCCCTGGGCCTTCTCCCTCCACTCGATCTCCCTGGCTTCTGTCTGCCTAAGGGCTGCCTGTAGTCGCTCCAGCTCCTCCTGCAGCCTAGGCTCTACAGAATCAAGGTTTGGAGATGGCTCCTGCCCTGGGGAGGCTTTGTGGTTGTGGGGTGAGTCCTCTAAATTCCTCCTTTGCTGGGCCTGCCTCAGCTCCAAgatctcctcttccttttcagcTAGTATTAGCTGTAGCTCCCGTAGACTCTCATGAAGGGCCCTCATTTCTTCTCTCCCCTGCTCCAGGCTTTGCTTCCTTGGGGTTTCATGCTCTTGGCTCCTCTGGGCCAGAGCCTTCTCCAACAGctgcttcttttccttctgatttctcagCTCTTCATCCTTCTGGGCAAGTGCCTGCTGGAGCTGCTGCATGGCCTCCTGGTGTCGGAGATCCTGGTCCTGGATCTCACCTTCACGCATCCTCAAGGTCTCTTCCAGCTTTCGGGCTTGCGCTTGACAGCACTCCAGAGTGACCTTCAGGGTGGCAGTGTTGGCCTCCAGGCTGCGGCTTAACTCTGCCTGCCCAAGGAGATGCTGCTCTTTCTCCTGCAGGGAAACCTCAGCCTTCCTCAGGGCCTCCTGCAGAGCCTGAGCCTGCTCCCAGGCAGACTCCTCCTGATGCTGAGAGGACCGGCAATCTGCCCGCAGGGCCTCCAGCTCTTGGTCCTGTTCCTTGAGCATTGTCTCTGCCTGCAGCCAGCTGTCCTTCAGGGCCCTGACCTCCGCCTCATGCTCCTGTGCTCGCTCAGCACTCTGTTGCTGGAGAGCCAGCAGAGATTTCTCCTGCTCCTGAAACTCAGCCCTTAGGTCACCCAACACCTCCTCCAGGGCCTGCACTTGCCGTCTCTCCACTGTCAGCTCTTCTTGGAGCCTTTGCACTTGTTCCTTGTGGTCCTCGAGCTCTCCCTGGCACTCCTTCAGTGTCATATGGGCCTGCTCCAGCGCTCCTTGGAGTGTGCTGGCCTGTTCCTTCACACTGTCTTCCTGCCCCTGGGCCTGCCGCTGTTCTTGCTGCAGGGCCTCCACCTCTTGGTCCCTCTGAGCCAGGGTTCTCTGGGCCTCTTCTAGCTGACCCTGAAGTGATTGTGCTTTCAGCTCTCCTTGTTCCCTGGCTTCCTGCAGGTGCTGCTGCCAGACCACTACCTCCTGTTCTCGCTGTGTCAGGAGTAGGCTGGTCTCACCCACCTTCCTGTGTAGGTCTTGGAGCTGCTGTTCCAGCTGCTCCTTGTGCTCCTGAAATTCCTGGATCCGCTCCTGTTGGCATTCCACCTCCTTCTCTTTGTCACGCAGGATCAGCTTCATGTGCTCTAGGCTCCCAcgttgtgccttaatttggccttTCTCCTCCTCTGCCCGCTCCTGCATCAGCTGCCTCTGAGAGGCCAGCTCCTGGCCTCGCTCTCTTAGGGACAGCTTGATCTGTTCTAGGTCCTCCTCTAGGATCTTGGTCTGTAGTGTCCTTTGATCTTCTAGGACCTGAATCCTCTCCTTCTGCAGAATCAACTCCTGGTCCCCCTTCTCGAGATCCTGAGTCAGATGCTCCTTCTGCCTCTGCAGCTCCTCAATCTGTTCTCGCTGGGACTGCACCTCCTGGTCTCTCTCCTGGAGCTCCCTTGCCAGGAAGGCACTGTGGTTCTCTAGCTCATGGATCTGACTGCTTTGTGCCTGTAGTTCCTGGCTTCTTTCTTCAAGGTCCAGTGTAAGGTGGGTCAGAGCCACCCTCTGCATTTCCCTCTGGCCCTCCAACTCCTCAATCGTCTTTTGCTGGCACTGCATTTTGTGATGGTTTTCTTCCAGTTCCAGGGCCAGGCATTCCAGACTAACTAATTGCTTTTTCAGATCCTTAATCTGTCCTCTCTGGGACTCAATTACTTGGGCCTTCTTCTCAAGTTCTACAAGCTGATGCTCTAAAATATTCCTCTGAGTCTCCCGATCCTGCTCGAGCTCTTTGATCTGTTCCCTCTGCATGGTCAGCTTCTGCTCTCGCTCCTGGACGGCCATGGGCAGATGCTCTAACACAGACCTACACTTCTCCAACTCTTGAATCTGTTCTTGTTGCAGATCCACCTCTTGGTTCCGCTTTTTTAAGTCCAGAGACAGCACTTCCAAGGCAGCCTTCTGCATTTCCCGTTGCTTCTCCAGTTCCTGGATTTTCTCCTGCAAATTATCCATTTCCTCTTCTCTATCAGATAGGGTTTGGGCCAGGATAGCCAAGTTCTCCTGTAAAGCCTTCCCTTGGGCCACTTTCAGCTCGCACTGCTCTTGTAGAACCTGCACTCTCTCATGCTCACTCTCTACctcttcatttttcagttttaggGCGGAGCGAGCAGTTCTCAGGTCTTCTTCCAGGACCCCAGCAGCACTTGCCTGAGCCCTAGCTTCTACTATAGATGCTTGCAGATGTTCCACCTGGGTTTGTAGGTTTTCCTTGGCTGCCTGAAGTAATTCTTGCTCATTctggaaaaagagatgaaaactacCTTAGACTATACTTCCCTGGTACTATCACTCTAACACAAAGGTCggtccttccttcctttcatggCACCAACAGTGACAAGGACTTTGGGCAAAAAGTGTGCTTCATTTAAGCTAATACTGTCAAAGAACATCCTTATCACATTCCAGAGGAGAAAGCCAAGTACAAATGAGCCATTTGCCAACTCTGGAACTTCAGGGCAAGGGACAAAAATCTCAACCtcagttcagaaaaagcaatagaagGAGGATTCACTGGGGCCTTAATGGCCCTTCGGGACTTGGGGGACATACAGAGGAACTGTGATACTTGGCAGAGGAAGCTGGGTACTGTATGTGGATGGAATATAACTGTGGGAACTGGAGCCTTAGGCCCTGAGAGACTTCTCCTGAGGCAACTCCCTCCCCCAAACCAGTACCACTTTACCTGGGCTTCTATTCTCTGAAGCTCTGCTTGCTGTAGGCGACTCTGCAAGGATGCCACAGTTTCATGCAGTTCCATCAGTTCAGATTCTAGGGAATTCTGTTTTCCTTCCCACTTGGATTTCTCTTTGGGAAGAGGAGAGGCAGTGGTGCAGACCCATGGTTGGGGGTGGGAGAAAGAGGGATGTAAAGGCAGATGGAGGATGAGGAAATAGAATCAAACGGAAGAAggccaagaaagaaagaatgacatcCAGTTTCATACAGACATCACCCACCTGTCAGCTGGTCCTTTACGTTTAGACTCCCCACTATTTCTAGACTCATGTCTGTATCTGCTGCACAGCCCCAGCACTAGCTCACACTTAACATTCTAACACTTCCTCACCTTGACCACATGTAGATCCTCAATCCTGGGTTCCAGACAGATTTGAGCTAGATGATACTGGACGTCCCTTCCAGCCCCCAATTCTGCGACTCTGCCAAGGTTCTTAGAACTCTGGGTTGTTCAGCTAGCTGCTATGCTGACCCCAATATCTGGAATATGCACCCGAACCCCACTCTATTTAGATGGCTCTCAGGAAGCCCTCTGTGATTTACTCATGGCCCAGACCGCCTCCCCAAATTGTCCTCTCTCCTGAAGTAAAGACTTAAAATCTCGACCCTCTCCTCTACTTTCCTTTCAAGGCAGTCACCACCCTTTCCAGTCTTTGATTGTGGCACAGATATGTTCTTTTCAGATTCTTCCTCCTCGCTGTCTCCCAAACAAGTCCAAAATCTTGCCATCAAAGGCTAATCATTTTGAGGACATGGTTGGAGATGATAAAAATGAGAAACatggaaaatgacaaaacataCAGAATGTTAACATGTTCTCATAGTCCTGGCcctgttttctggttttttttttacctccttcaGAGATAAAAAATGGATGAAAGTCTAGCCACTACTCTTAGTTCATCAAATTTGTTCCCACTAACCCCCTTTCTCTAGGATGGCCCTCCAAGGCCCCTAAAGCAGAAAAGTAGTTCAAGGAAGTCATCACCCAATTTGGAGACACATCTAGATATCTTCTCAGTTGTGGGTAAGCAATAAAAAGAGTGATTGCTAAGCCTGCTCCTGCCATTTCTGTGCTACctacttctcctttctcttttgtccAAATCGCCTCTGCTGCCCTGAGCATCTTACCTTCCTGGTTCTTAGAGAGCTGGCTCTGTAGCTCCTGCAACTCTGTACAAACATGGTTATTCTCAGCCTCAGTATCAGTTAGACGCTGTTCCAGCTTCTGGATCTGATCCCTTAGATCatccttggggaaaaaaaaagacatggataaTCTCAAGTTCTTCCTCTTCCACAAAGCTGTCCCAGTCTAGGGATCCACATCTCCCCTCAATCTCAGCCTTCTTGTGGTCTTCCATCACAGACGTATTCCCAGGTTGCTGGGGGTTATTTAACTCTGACCACACATGGATTTGGTTCCTGGAAGTGATAGGATCTGTATCCCTTTCTGTCTCCTCtctacctttaaaaaatgaactccTGCTTGAGGTTCTTAGCCCAAGGGTCACTCATTTCTTCCCTCCCTGAATTCCTAGTTCAAGGATTAGCCTAAACGTCACTTCTTCCTTCTGCAGTTCCCTCCCCAAGTCAGACTGAATTGGCCCTTTTCCTGATTTCAATAGTGCATCATTTGCATCTTATGTTAACTGTATTAATTCTGTCTTATTTTAGAATACAGTTTGGTTCATCAGCCATGTCACCATCCCTATTTGACGGCAGAGATCACATCTTTCCCCTTTTTGTATCCTCTActcaatttttattgattaatGGGTTCAGTATAAGGTGATATTTGAGACATTGCATTCAGTCTTGGGCTTGAATGTTGCTACAAATAGCAACCTCAAACCTCAGTATCATGTTGTATGTACAGGTTTTTATACTTTACAGGGATCGTTCATGTCCCTCATTCAGtaaatcctcaaaacaaccctgtGAGGCAGGCATCATCAGTGCTACTTTACAAATAAAACCAAGATCCAGAaaattcaaatactttttcatggTTGCCAGAAATTAAATGGTAGAGGTGGAACTTGATTTCAAGAATAAAACAAGTCAAATTGCTTCATGAGTCTTCTCATGCTTTTTAGGGGGAGGTGAAGAGGTCAAGGAAGGAGAGCAGAGAAACCTACCCGAGCCTGCCGAGTCTTCGACAGGTCTTGGCAAAGCTTGTGGAGGGCAGATGCCACCGCCTCAGTGGAGAGAGAAGTCAGGAGGGGCCCTTTTTTAATGAGGCTCCTTGCCTCACTCTgatctgaaagaaatgaggaaaaaccTAACCTATAAAAAGAAACAGCCATATCTCCCCAGACATGGCCTTGGCCTTGCCACTGATCCCTCCTCTCTTCAACAGTTCATTCATCATGTATTTTCTGCATACCTATGTGCCAGGCGCTATGTAGCTATCATTTGTTGGGTATTTAATAAGTGTCAAGAACTGTGTGAGCTATTTTACATCTGAAATCTCATTAACACCTCAGAAATATCCTGAGAGATAAGTACTTTGAACGTCGTCATTTTATGGTTGAAGAAAATCAAGCTCAGAGAGTACAGGTAACTTGCCTAAGACACACAATTAGCAAATGGCAGAGCTAGGGTTCAAACTCaggaaaaattaatttcaggGTCTGTGGCCTTAACCTTGATGCAATATTGCCTAAGGAACTGGATTCTCCTTCATTCTGCCCTAGGAGCTAGGCCTGGCTTTGGCCCCAATGACTGAGTACTTGGGCAGTTGCATCACCTGGCTCAGGGCTCCAGAGGGAGGGAGCAGAGTCTCCCCCACCACTCAGCTCAGGCCTGCTCTCACAGACAGACCCCAGGGCCTGCTGCAGGACAGAGTAGAGGCAGGAGAGCTGGGCCTGGGCATAGTGTGCAGGCTGCTGCTCTGCAGCCAATGCCTCAAGCTGGCTCTCCATGCTGCGCAGTTGCAACTGTAGTTGGGCTCCCTTGGCTTCCTGGGCCCATAAGGAAGCTCGCAGCTGCTGCTCCGTGACCCGGGATGCCTCCAGCTCCTCCAGCAGCTGTGCTTCCTGGGCCAGAAAGTCATCCTCCTTTGCCTTCAGCTCCTGCCTCAGTAACTCCACCTGTCAGGGATGAAGTGCAGTCACTCTGAGTAGGGAGGAAATACTGTCTCCTCAGACATTTCAAGGCCTGACCC
This window contains:
- the CEP250 gene encoding centrosome-associated protein CEP250 isoform X5, whose protein sequence is MSAYRKDFRLQSLCLSLVSFFQGARAPGEGQGRSAAATGGTGARGMATAKGKHGTSVTGGFCSGGEGGATGGTVPGCPGKGTSAEQSIAELSGSENSLKTEVADLRAAAVKLSALNEALALDKVGLNQQLLQLEQENQTVCSRMEAAEQARNNLQMDLEEAERSREALWEKKTHFEVQLQKAEETGTELQAHLRGVQEEKEEIQEKLSEVLHQQEAATVQLEQLHQEVKRQEEVLTRTVQEKEALVRERAALEVRLQAVERDRQGLSEQLLGLSSAKELLESSLFEVQQQNSLLEVTKGQLEVQIQTVTQAKEVIQGEVRCLKLELDSERSQAEQERDAASRQLAQAEQEGQNALQQQKVAHEEELSQLQEKWEKECFRHQQELDKALKSLEEKKMELETRLSEQLAENEAIRAQRDEERAQAQSTLCQMQLETEKERVSLLGTLLQTQKELADASQQLERLRQDMKIQKLKEQETAGMLQTQLQKAQQEQEEAAQQYQDSLIALQEEGSTLLQDKTDLQKQVENLKSRLVAQDDSQKLVEQEIQEKLRQNQEYSRIQKELEREKASLSLSLVEKEQKLFVLQEADSARQQELTSLRQDVQEAQGGQKELSAQVELLRQELKAKEDDFLAQEAQLLEELEASRVTEQQLRASLWAQEAKGAQLQLQLRSMESQLEALAAEQQPAHYAQAQLSCLYSVLQQALGSVCESRPELSGGGDSAPSLWSPEPDQSEARSLIKKGPLLTSLSTEAVASALHKLCQDLSKTRQARDDLRDQIQKLEQRLTDTEAENNHVCTELQELQSQLSKNQEEKSKWEGKQNSLESELMELHETVASLQSRLQQAELQRIEAQNEQELLQAAKENLQTQVEHLQASIVEARAQASAAGVLEEDLRTARSALKLKNEEVESEHERVQVLQEQCELKVAQGKALQENLAILAQTLSDREEEMDNLQEKIQELEKQREMQKAALEVLSLDLKKRNQEVDLQQEQIQELEKCRSVLEHLPMAVQEREQKLTMQREQIKELEQDRETQRNILEHQLVELEKKAQVIESQRGQIKDLKKQLVSLECLALELEENHHKMQCQQKTIEELEGQREMQRVALTHLTLDLEERSQELQAQSSQIHELENHSAFLARELQERDQEVQSQREQIEELQRQKEHLTQDLEKGDQELILQKERIQVLEDQRTLQTKILEEDLEQIKLSLRERGQELASQRQLMQERAEEEKGQIKAQRGSLEHMKLILRDKEKEVECQQERIQEFQEHKEQLEQQLQDLHRKVGETSLLLTQREQEVVVWQQHLQEAREQGELKAQSLQGQLEEAQRTLAQRDQEVEALQQEQRQAQGQEDSVKEQASTLQGALEQAHMTLKECQGELEDHKEQVQRLQEELTVERRQVQALEEVLGDLRAEFQEQEKSLLALQQQSAERAQEHEAEVRALKDSWLQAETMLKEQDQELEALRADCRSSQHQEESAWEQAQALQEALRKAEVSLQEKEQHLLGQAELSRSLEANTATLKVTLECCQAQARKLEETLRMREGEIQDQDLRHQEAMQQLQQALAQKDEELRNQKEKKQLLEKALAQRSQEHETPRKQSLEQGREEMRALHESLRELQLILAEKEEEILELRQAQQRRNLEDSPHNHKASPGQEPSPNLDSVEPRLQEELERLQAALRQTEAREIEWREKAQGLALSMAQSKASVSSLQEAVLFLQASVLERNSEQQRLQDELKLTRQALEKEQLHSPGLSSTVEQGPREEQSGQPGEVSVMEAEPSPGMEMHPWRQRLEYLQQVVAQLEVDRSRLQRHNVQLRTTLEQVERERRKLKRDFMRASRAGVLQTSEAMAPPPTQQDGSGERKSSLDAKHMVELQKEVSMLRAQLALEWKQKQDYIARSVQTSRELADLHHSLSHSLLAVAKAPEATVLEAETRKLDESLTQSLTSPGPVLLHPSLSLSAAHTTPR